One genomic region from Microcystis panniformis FACHB-1757 encodes:
- a CDS encoding SGNH/GDSL hydrolase family protein: MLLSKLPALSLGLALATIPVSASASTFSNLFAFGDSLTDSGNVAIATYPNYQPVPFGGLMPSLAYQSGRLTNGPTWVETLAARLGVSASPYLEGGTNFAFGGARTGPLGTTPPTPPSLLNQFALFQTSTGESPHRAPCTWFGGGVITLAMRPDRNSQGIVPGRAQP; this comes from the coding sequence ATGCTTCTCTCGAAACTACCCGCCCTTTCTCTCGGTCTAGCCCTCGCGACAATTCCGGTGAGCGCCTCGGCCAGTACCTTTAGTAATCTCTTCGCCTTCGGGGACAGTTTGACCGATAGCGGTAACGTGGCCATCGCCACCTACCCGAACTATCAACCCGTTCCCTTCGGTGGTTTGATGCCTTCCCTAGCGTACCAAAGCGGTCGCTTGACCAATGGGCCGACCTGGGTGGAAACCTTGGCAGCCCGTCTGGGGGTTAGCGCATCTCCGTACCTAGAGGGAGGGACGAATTTCGCATTCGGGGGCGCAAGAACTGGGCCTCTGGGAACCACCCCGCCGACTCCGCCCAGCTTACTAAACCAATTTGCCCTATTTCAAACGAGTACGGGGGAATCGCCCCATCGAGCGCCCTGTACATGGTTTGGGGGGGGAGTAATAACGCTCGCGATGCGGCCGGACAGAAACTCGCA
- a CDS encoding DUF4833 domain-containing protein, which translates to MKKKHNVVTLYLISAFILSLCPSLTAQEYPSIFYISKSDNGNQVHYGIRLAPDCSPQGSNPVYPYWKLENKKTENLLEMEQPAFGIASQSVSGNQVILEINGLKNNGINRLITVKTFRAPNNTCQARAFIKINQTPNPLSRIHVTLASIVRVPGIDIALGGKVKSLTLIDTQQNQETIPCLSNCEFGIQFEEYRTYALYNFTMMYMNENPSFQTFSD; encoded by the coding sequence ATGAAAAAGAAACATAATGTAGTCACTCTGTATTTGATTTCTGCTTTTATTCTTTCCCTTTGTCCCTCTCTAACTGCCCAAGAATACCCCAGTATTTTTTATATCTCTAAAAGTGATAATGGCAACCAGGTTCACTACGGGATTCGCCTCGCCCCAGATTGTTCTCCGCAAGGCAGTAATCCCGTGTATCCCTACTGGAAACTGGAAAACAAAAAGACGGAAAATCTGCTCGAAATGGAACAGCCAGCTTTCGGTATTGCGAGTCAGTCTGTATCGGGAAATCAAGTGATCCTAGAAATCAATGGACTCAAAAATAATGGCATCAACCGACTGATTACCGTGAAAACCTTTCGCGCTCCTAATAATACCTGCCAGGCGAGAGCGTTTATTAAAATAAACCAAACTCCGAATCCCTTATCTCGCATCCATGTTACCCTTGCCAGTATTGTTCGCGTCCCTGGTATCGATATCGCCCTGGGTGGGAAAGTGAAAAGCCTGACTCTCATCGATACCCAACAAAACCAAGAAACTATCCCTTGTTTATCGAACTGTGAATTCGGTATTCAATTTGAAGAATATAGGACTTACGCACTGTACAATTTCACCATGATGTATATGAACGAAAATCCGTCGTTTCAGACTTTTAGCGATTAA
- a CDS encoding CHAT domain-containing protein, producing MKKSEAEIQVTIQTDDLLLKQLPWQAWDLLSQHYPQAEIAIGPPEYEPPEKWGKIRQHPQVRILVILGSDENISLDEDSKLLDRVREHGATLKSLEQPTLDELKNVLAEPKGWNIIFYAGHSETNDEGKGVLHLNERESITIDDIKEQLEVAIQNGLYLAIFNSCDGLGIAAQLAELRLPQSIVMKEEIDNQMAIDFLKYFLDSFSRNKSLFVSVGNARQHLQKTYDKPEKFPGGHWLPVIVPNPAVPLATWKEFLSESELSLIWRILLIIGGIVGVLGLPLSLLYEFGWDKAIFYAKLYPHIILYPLFMFWAALWLVYKGFTQIINRSARGLQLGILAMLAISVVLLVIEMSGSNMFLLELNKTAQASIDLSTFNKNTIADIQKIPKDILDTQKIFQKDHIVISKAVLEESLSNYIAIKKDDQIPEEQAKGFHQLMEIGLDYLTTWKEQKNWSSLSRVLYGYTFWAITFTGLSFFVLWVQNQDFRKFYNQSRYFEYLVFAQVMVVFWIPFRLYYVVKTKNILFGYTGLQWMKPLEPFVYLVISILFVFTLCQTIRQQHKYRMLIITITIVSIGVSLWIGYGLTDILDRTFFLNTPNIGTWILVPILTGLAIYLFFNYQDK from the coding sequence CTGAAGAAATCAGAAGCCGAAATTCAAGTTACTATTCAAACCGATGATCTTCTGTTAAAACAACTTCCTTGGCAAGCTTGGGATTTATTATCTCAACACTACCCTCAAGCGGAAATCGCTATCGGACCCCCAGAATATGAACCCCCTGAAAAATGGGGAAAGATTAGACAACATCCCCAAGTTCGTATCTTGGTGATATTAGGTTCCGATGAAAATATTAGCCTTGATGAGGACTCAAAATTACTGGACAGAGTCCGAGAACATGGTGCGACACTAAAATCTTTAGAACAGCCAACCTTAGATGAATTAAAAAACGTATTAGCTGAACCTAAAGGCTGGAATATTATCTTTTATGCCGGCCATAGTGAAACGAATGATGAAGGGAAAGGAGTTTTGCATCTCAATGAGCGGGAGAGCATCACTATTGATGATATAAAAGAACAGTTGGAAGTTGCTATACAAAACGGACTGTATCTAGCGATTTTTAACTCTTGTGATGGCTTGGGAATTGCCGCTCAATTGGCAGAGTTACGCTTACCGCAAAGTATCGTGATGAAAGAGGAAATTGATAATCAGATGGCGATCGATTTCCTGAAATATTTCCTCGATTCCTTCTCCCGAAACAAATCTTTATTTGTCTCGGTGGGTAACGCACGACAACATCTGCAAAAAACCTATGATAAACCAGAGAAATTTCCTGGAGGACATTGGCTACCCGTTATCGTTCCTAACCCCGCAGTTCCCTTAGCCACCTGGAAAGAGTTTTTATCCGAGTCCGAATTGTCTCTTATATGGCGTATTCTCCTAATTATAGGGGGAATAGTAGGAGTCTTGGGTTTACCTCTCAGCCTCCTTTATGAATTTGGTTGGGATAAAGCTATATTCTACGCGAAGCTATATCCTCATATTATCCTCTATCCTCTTTTTATGTTTTGGGCGGCTCTATGGCTTGTTTATAAAGGTTTTACCCAAATTATCAACAGATCAGCCCGGGGTCTACAATTAGGCATATTAGCAATGTTAGCTATCTCTGTCGTACTTCTTGTGATAGAGATGAGTGGTTCCAATATGTTTCTATTAGAGCTTAATAAAACGGCTCAAGCAAGTATCGATCTATCAACTTTTAACAAAAACACGATCGCCGATATTCAAAAAATACCGAAAGATATTCTAGATACGCAAAAGATTTTTCAGAAAGACCACATCGTGATCAGTAAGGCAGTCCTTGAAGAATCCTTGTCTAACTATATTGCGATTAAAAAGGATGATCAGATCCCGGAAGAGCAGGCAAAAGGCTTTCATCAACTTATGGAAATTGGTTTAGATTATTTGACAACTTGGAAAGAACAAAAAAACTGGTCTTCTCTGAGCCGCGTGTTGTACGGTTATACTTTTTGGGCGATCACTTTTACAGGTTTATCATTTTTCGTTCTGTGGGTACAAAATCAAGATTTCAGAAAATTTTATAATCAAAGTAGATATTTTGAGTATTTAGTATTTGCTCAAGTAATGGTCGTCTTTTGGATTCCTTTTAGACTTTATTATGTCGTAAAAACCAAGAATATACTTTTTGGTTACACTGGTTTACAGTGGATGAAACCGTTAGAACCTTTTGTGTATTTAGTGATTTCCATTTTATTTGTCTTTACTCTTTGTCAAACGATTCGACAACAACATAAATATAGAATGCTTATTATAACAATAACAATTGTGTCGATCGGTGTTTCTCTGTGGATTGGCTATGGACTAACCGATATACTCGATCGAACCTTCTTTTTAAATACTCCTAACATCGGAACATGGATACTTGTCCCCATATTGACGGGACTAGCCATTTATCTGTTTTTCAACTACCAAGACAAATAA
- a CDS encoding DUF1822 family protein — protein MSVENEQLTFPVPLGMSDFNFAREFSGQQKNTAKARQVLLNTLAVRAVGFYCCNLLSVETDFENSDSWDSSARILMDVADLEIKGLGKLECRPIQPGEKVCYVPPEVWEDRIAYVIVEIDEKEKMANILGFVKKVEAEQVSLEQLQPLEDLIDVFDSISLQQRIEQIIRIEKLLASDWLESEKVLTASGRSGRSRRISQSSLDSSAMLLNKGKLISIDGRDFALMVDIWQQENEQNKVKVSFELIPVGNIRSLPSGLEFALLAPSGKMLTSATAKQGDNCRRITPIFDLEKLELAKQNGKLYEIKITCNGKTYSESFPSN, from the coding sequence ATGAGCGTCGAAAACGAACAATTAACTTTTCCTGTTCCTTTGGGAATGTCGGATTTTAACTTTGCTAGAGAGTTTAGCGGACAACAGAAAAATACTGCCAAAGCTCGTCAGGTTTTGCTCAATACCTTAGCCGTCCGTGCCGTTGGTTTTTATTGTTGTAATTTATTGAGTGTAGAGACGGATTTTGAGAATAGTGATAGCTGGGACAGTAGCGCTCGAATCCTCATGGATGTAGCGGATTTAGAGATCAAGGGGTTAGGGAAGTTAGAATGTCGTCCTATCCAGCCGGGGGAAAAGGTTTGTTATGTTCCCCCGGAGGTTTGGGAAGACAGAATCGCCTACGTCATAGTAGAGATCGACGAAAAAGAGAAAATGGCAAATATATTAGGTTTTGTCAAAAAAGTGGAAGCGGAACAAGTTTCCCTTGAGCAATTACAACCCTTGGAAGATTTGATAGATGTATTCGATTCTATTTCGCTTCAACAACGAATTGAACAAATTATACGAATCGAAAAACTTTTAGCTTCTGATTGGCTAGAATCAGAAAAAGTCTTAACAGCCAGTGGACGAAGTGGAAGATCTCGAAGGATCAGTCAGTCATCTCTTGATTCCTCGGCAATGCTGTTAAATAAAGGAAAGTTAATTAGCATAGATGGACGGGACTTTGCTTTGATGGTTGACATCTGGCAACAGGAGAATGAACAAAATAAAGTTAAGGTGTCTTTTGAGTTAATTCCTGTCGGAAATATTAGAAGTTTACCTTCTGGGTTGGAATTCGCCTTACTAGCTCCCTCTGGCAAAATGTTAACCTCGGCGACCGCAAAACAAGGGGATAACTGCCGAAGAATTACTCCTATTTTTGATCTGGAAAAACTAGAACTTGCCAAACAAAATGGTAAACTCTATGAAATCAAAATAACTTGTAACGGAAAAACTTATTCGGAAAGCTTTCCCAGTAATTGA
- a CDS encoding VWA domain-containing protein, translating to MQLYHREVQAFQIPVPWLLGVTVDCTASISNRDFAIAKDQLIKFLVATHLRGRSLPGLPSDFVSVTAFKDRRNIFGPPQPLNVVKMDNESHVAALCQWVNNLRNDGGSTALYDAIKIASSELVAMDSYLPYQYLKLVLAITDGGDNNSNTRLQDLSYFLNSNLCLSVIGVGSSASSQLSSISRYATSTHSIGNFGDLYQAMTISLGVVIERQGLIQL from the coding sequence ATGCAGTTATACCATAGAGAAGTACAAGCTTTCCAAATTCCCGTCCCTTGGTTACTAGGAGTTACCGTCGATTGTACGGCCTCCATTTCCAATCGAGATTTTGCGATTGCCAAGGATCAACTAATCAAATTTCTGGTCGCCACTCATCTACGAGGTCGATCTTTACCCGGTTTACCTTCCGATTTTGTATCCGTTACCGCTTTTAAAGATCGTCGAAATATTTTCGGACCGCCTCAGCCTTTAAATGTGGTTAAAATGGACAACGAAAGTCATGTAGCCGCCCTATGTCAGTGGGTTAATAACCTACGAAATGATGGTGGCAGTACCGCTCTATACGATGCGATTAAAATCGCTTCTTCCGAGTTGGTAGCAATGGACAGCTATCTTCCCTATCAATATTTAAAACTTGTCCTCGCTATCACGGACGGGGGTGATAATAACTCGAATACTAGGTTACAAGATCTGAGTTATTTTCTGAACTCTAATCTTTGTTTGTCAGTGATCGGTGTAGGGAGTTCGGCTAGTTCCCAACTGTCTTCGATTAGTCGATACGCTACCTCGACTCATTCGATCGGTAACTTTGGAGATCTATATCAAGCCATGACTATTTCTTTGGGAGTTGTTATCGAGCGTCAGGGATTGATTCAATTGTAA